One window of the Candidatus Jettenia sp. genome contains the following:
- a CDS encoding TetR/AcrR family transcriptional regulator: MQVRKSTEIRRQQIIDIIRNIISSKGIEHVTISEIAEEIGTTKGAIYRHFKSKRDILSLLIDDIEKTLMESINSAMVEKDPVQNLKNILLAQLILAKNRRKTSFVVIMGAMQFSDPIIRKKILQLIQKYLRKIEKLLLSSIELGLIKKDINPKISAMVFMGLIQSTVTIWSYKNFNFVPQKMHSDLWNVYKQGIGV; this comes from the coding sequence ATGCAGGTTAGAAAATCTACAGAGATTAGAAGACAACAGATTATAGATATAATTCGCAACATTATTTCTTCAAAAGGAATTGAACATGTTACTATCAGTGAAATAGCAGAGGAAATAGGGACTACAAAAGGCGCCATCTACCGGCATTTTAAGAGCAAAAGAGATATATTGAGTTTGTTGATAGATGATATTGAAAAAACCCTTATGGAATCCATAAATAGTGCAATGGTAGAGAAAGATCCGGTTCAAAATCTGAAAAATATTTTACTTGCTCAGCTTATTTTAGCAAAAAACCGCCGTAAGACATCTTTCGTTGTTATTATGGGGGCTATGCAGTTTAGTGATCCGATTATTCGTAAAAAGATTTTACAACTTATCCAGAAATATTTACGAAAGATAGAGAAGCTCCTTTTGAGTAGTATCGAGTTAGGGTTGATAAAAAAAGATATTAATCCGAAAATATCCGCCATGGTCTTTATGGGTCTTATACAATCTACGGTGACGATATGGTCGTATAAAAATTTTAATTTTGTACCCCAAAAGATGCATTCGGATCTATGGAATGTTTATAAACAGGGGATAGGTGTTTAA
- a CDS encoding mechanosensitive ion channel: protein MSKKNTFPLARYFSICFLLIVGSSLGVLAQTPEKKSDEVKSAEIGIKVESEDVEKARLKAEEIKAIVDKSMEENESLISDLQRDRDTTMVYLKRLQQDKKTYQTEGENPKFLQLLDKEIDIIKEKLNVSDEQIETYEDQITALQNQLKAYTDQVALLETIAKLEEIIAVTPFDQALVVKKELDIAKGYIATIHASLKERDTIVSFFTHELEDVKVRVSDREKDLIKDLELLKKDISDEELLKKIQEKIDSIILWRKAIGAQWIAIFKTRLETAKVRYDQIIQVLKNAELNIAFLAEKANRLEEKLRGEELKKKQAELEAAKKAEEVNQKIAEMRRAEAERALQEAIRKAEEVAQKQMVTTSPEKKRVLELEAELHKQTGLLARKKDELITEGEQRYKDATEYKELEADIEFFLERRMTASVIDEFLRKTESDIQRFSNAITVIESLITSVKQEEKLFLDNLKNAQEEISKIEKEIAVFEDKELARQIKEYAHQKIEIHEELTKLLSAILDRLHERLEIKNNALALSNRTREKLITMRAANIWARIESNISTETFKTIYKDLIQSYLLFDTFYNTAQNAVKNFILYLNTEKKTISFWIRLCGLLVILAGLYFSKRFLYRWCTSKIEESYEATHAENGSDVLAAGDEITSKIEESYKVTDVSYYKSRLLPSLLIIMKKSMGALWIAILSFSLTSLFHIRVPWVIATVYILTYFAVYKILKGFLIESFGPEKGDKKLVTSLAYVSPTHLYRSLNIMLLFSLISLSAITVLTVFGYRNDAIKLLWFVYRLGMLILLLWLATQKTFILKLLPSGEGKLGKFIHRVIVIIYPIFITFVISLFAIRSLGYSVLTYALLKTCIKSFIVAFIVFLVWKYVQHRLNYIRDVRLKKKMIQKGTSEEKKFHAITSVYSVSCKYAISIIAAIIIIRVWVRTFYDALGSPAAPYLVQKIFGQIGAALGTLRSGLSYRFVFEDGKYTTPIKIIVAFAIFLVFFFIARYIKKLLEERVFYKLRLERGARQTFSSLIRYVIVGIAALIGLNLAGIPLKSLTIFAGAFGIGIGFGMQNIISNFVSGIILLFERPMRVGDVVILDDGTGGTIESINARSTTLTTPDGVTITVPNAKFIENRITNWTLPTPLMRGCVKVGVAYGSDTSLVKQCLLEIAKQNPNVKVYPEPVVRFAEFGENALRFELYFWADDPGKRWFTMSELNFAIDKVFKQNNIEIAFPQHDIHIRSIAPFPDKDKKEIVTADIENIVYKRNNA, encoded by the coding sequence ATGTCGAAAAAAAATACATTCCCATTAGCAAGGTATTTTAGCATATGTTTCTTATTAATAGTAGGCAGCTCTCTTGGTGTATTGGCTCAAACTCCAGAGAAAAAATCAGATGAAGTAAAGTCTGCTGAAATTGGTATAAAGGTAGAATCAGAAGATGTTGAAAAGGCAAGATTAAAAGCAGAGGAGATAAAAGCTATTGTTGATAAATCTATGGAAGAGAATGAGTCTTTAATCTCAGATTTACAAAGAGATAGAGATACAACGATGGTTTATCTTAAGAGATTACAGCAGGATAAAAAAACCTATCAGACAGAGGGAGAAAATCCGAAGTTTTTACAACTACTCGATAAAGAAATAGATATTATTAAAGAAAAATTAAACGTAAGCGATGAACAAATAGAGACATATGAAGATCAGATTACAGCCCTTCAAAATCAGTTAAAGGCTTATACAGATCAAGTTGCATTATTAGAGACGATAGCAAAGCTTGAAGAGATAATTGCTGTAACACCTTTTGATCAAGCCCTTGTAGTGAAAAAAGAATTAGATATTGCAAAGGGTTACATTGCTACGATTCATGCAAGTCTCAAGGAGAGGGATACGATAGTATCTTTTTTTACTCACGAACTGGAGGATGTCAAAGTCAGGGTCTCTGACAGAGAGAAAGATCTTATTAAAGATTTGGAATTACTAAAAAAAGATATAAGCGATGAGGAACTCCTTAAAAAAATACAAGAGAAAATTGACAGTATTATATTGTGGAGGAAGGCAATAGGTGCACAATGGATTGCTATATTCAAGACGAGGCTTGAAACGGCTAAAGTTCGTTATGATCAAATAATACAGGTATTAAAAAATGCAGAACTCAACATAGCCTTTTTAGCTGAAAAAGCAAACCGTTTGGAGGAAAAGTTAAGGGGCGAAGAACTAAAAAAGAAGCAGGCCGAGTTAGAAGCTGCTAAAAAAGCCGAAGAGGTAAATCAAAAGATTGCAGAGATGAGAAGAGCAGAGGCTGAAAGGGCACTGCAGGAAGCAATCAGAAAGGCCGAAGAGGTTGCACAAAAGCAAATGGTAACAACTTCTCCGGAAAAGAAAAGGGTACTAGAATTAGAAGCTGAACTTCACAAGCAAACCGGACTTTTAGCCAGAAAGAAAGACGAGCTCATAACGGAGGGTGAACAGAGATATAAAGATGCCACTGAATATAAAGAATTGGAAGCGGATATTGAATTTTTCTTAGAACGAAGGATGACAGCAAGTGTAATAGATGAATTCTTAAGAAAAACAGAATCAGACATACAGCGGTTTTCAAATGCAATAACGGTGATTGAAAGCCTTATTACATCGGTAAAACAAGAGGAAAAACTGTTTTTAGATAATCTGAAGAATGCACAAGAAGAAATATCAAAAATTGAAAAAGAGATCGCTGTTTTTGAGGACAAAGAATTAGCGCGTCAAATTAAGGAGTATGCGCATCAAAAAATAGAAATTCATGAGGAACTAACAAAACTTCTATCCGCAATATTAGATAGACTCCATGAACGATTGGAGATTAAGAATAATGCGCTTGCCCTGTCGAATAGAACGAGAGAAAAATTAATTACCATGAGGGCAGCAAATATTTGGGCAAGGATTGAAAGTAACATTTCTACAGAAACATTTAAAACAATATATAAGGATTTGATACAGAGTTACCTCTTGTTCGATACGTTTTACAATACGGCTCAAAACGCTGTTAAAAATTTCATTCTATACCTCAATACGGAAAAGAAAACTATCAGTTTTTGGATACGGTTGTGTGGACTATTGGTAATACTTGCAGGGCTTTATTTTTCAAAAAGATTTCTGTATAGGTGGTGCACCTCTAAAATCGAAGAATCCTATGAGGCCACTCATGCAGAGAATGGAAGTGATGTTTTGGCTGCCGGAGATGAGATTACCTCTAAAATCGAAGAATCCTATAAGGTTACTGATGTATCCTACTATAAATCAAGGCTTCTTCCCAGCCTTCTCATTATCATGAAAAAGAGTATGGGCGCCCTTTGGATTGCTATTCTTTCTTTTTCTCTGACTTCTCTCTTTCATATCAGAGTCCCCTGGGTAATAGCAACCGTATATATCCTAACCTATTTTGCAGTATATAAGATACTGAAGGGTTTTCTCATTGAGTCTTTCGGCCCTGAAAAGGGGGATAAAAAACTGGTTACCTCCCTGGCGTATGTTTCCCCCACACACCTGTACCGTTCATTAAATATTATGCTTTTATTCTCTTTGATCTCTCTATCTGCAATTACGGTATTAACAGTTTTCGGATACAGAAACGATGCAATTAAATTACTCTGGTTTGTTTACCGGTTAGGCATGTTGATTCTCCTGTTGTGGCTTGCTACGCAGAAAACCTTTATTCTCAAACTATTACCGAGTGGAGAAGGTAAATTAGGGAAATTCATTCATCGTGTTATCGTGATAATATACCCAATCTTTATTACGTTTGTTATTTCGTTGTTTGCAATAAGAAGCCTTGGGTATTCGGTACTAACCTATGCACTCTTAAAAACATGTATAAAAAGTTTTATTGTTGCATTTATTGTATTTTTGGTGTGGAAGTACGTACAGCACCGTTTGAATTATATAAGAGATGTGCGTCTCAAAAAGAAAATGATTCAAAAGGGCACTTCTGAGGAGAAGAAATTTCATGCCATTACATCGGTATATTCTGTTTCGTGCAAGTATGCTATTTCTATTATTGCAGCAATCATTATTATTCGGGTATGGGTGAGGACCTTTTATGATGCATTAGGCTCTCCTGCAGCTCCCTATCTGGTTCAAAAAATATTCGGCCAAATAGGTGCAGCACTAGGAACTCTCAGGAGCGGATTAAGCTATCGTTTTGTTTTTGAAGATGGTAAATATACTACGCCGATAAAGATTATTGTTGCATTCGCCATATTCCTCGTGTTCTTTTTCATTGCACGGTATATAAAAAAATTGCTGGAGGAACGGGTATTTTATAAACTCCGTTTAGAACGCGGGGCGAGGCAAACATTCTCTTCTCTCATACGATATGTTATTGTAGGTATTGCTGCGCTTATTGGTCTCAACCTGGCCGGCATCCCATTAAAAAGTCTGACAATTTTTGCAGGTGCATTTGGTATTGGTATTGGCTTTGGAATGCAGAATATCATCAGCAATTTTGTCAGTGGAATTATCCTGCTTTTTGAGCGGCCTATGCGTGTAGGGGATGTCGTTATTCTGGATGACGGAACAGGAGGAACTATTGAGAGTATCAATGCAAGAAGCACTACACTGACAACCCCTGATGGGGTTACGATAACTGTACCGAATGCAAAGTTTATCGAAAATAGAATAACAAATTGGACACTTCCAACACCACTGATGAGGGGATGTGTGAAGGTCGGAGTCGCATATGGTTCTGATACCAGTCTTGTAAAGCAGTGTTTATTGGAAATTGCTAAGCAGAATCCAAATGTAAAGGTATATCCGGAACCCGTCGTACGGTTTGCTGAGTTCGGTGAGAATGCGCTCAGATTCGAATTGTATTTTTGGGCAGATGATCCAGGGAAACGCTGGTTTACCATGAGTGAACTTAATTTTGCTATTGATAAGGTGTTTAAACAGAATAACATTGAGATTGCCTTCCCACAGCATGATATTCATATCCGTTCAATAGCACCTTTTCCTGACAAAGATAAAAAGGAGATCGTGACAGCAGATATTGAGAATATTGTTTACAAAAGGAATAATGCCTAA